The following is a genomic window from Paenibacillus sp. FSL R5-0766.
TCGTCCGATCACGAGGATAGTCCTTCTCGGTATCGTTGAAGCTTTGCAGTAATTGAAATTTTTCGTCCTCCGACAGCATGTCCGCTCGCACGATGTCCAACTCCAGCTCATAAAGCCCCACGGACAGCAGGCGATTCAGGTGGCCGACGACCCGATTCATGAACTCGGAGTCATATAAGTGCTCGTTATATGACAGCGCTAGCTGTATCGTCCCACCGGTTAAACTGAATTCAAATGAACAGTCCGTGACCACGTTTTGCCCAATTTCGTCCAGATGCAGCTCCTTAAGGGATACTAGCGTATGGACGATGGGTATCCCTTCTGTATATTGCAGATCCAGCTTCTCCGTCATTTTCAAGAACGGAATATGTTGATGCTGAATCGCTTCCGGCAAGGAAGTCCTCAGTTCGCTCAGTAGCGTTTTAAAAGTTGCCCCCACCGAAAGCGAGTTTTTCAAAATGACCATATGATTAACGGATCGACGGGTCTCCCCCTTTTTCGGCACAACCGGCATGCCGACCAGAATGTCTGAAGCTCCTGTATATTTATGCAAGAGTGCCTGAACACCAGCGAGCAAAATCATAAAAGCAGCCAGCGGAGCACCCTTGCTCATTTGAAGGACGCGCTGCGCCGCTTCCTCCGAAAGCGGACCGTCAACGGTTTTCACATTGGGCACCAGGGAGTTTGGAGCTTTGCTGTAAGGCAACCGCGTCAAGGTATAATCGTCACTACCGAATTTTTCGTTCCAAAACAACGTTTCTTTTTCAAAAGCCATCTGGATCGTTCCCCTCTCTTCATCGGTAAAAGCAATCCGGCAGAGCATATGCCGAAGCAACGCTCCAGCCTCGCTCCTCTCCTTTTCAAACATCTGACAACAACAAGCATCGTTCTACGCAAGAGATGCGGTTACTTCGGACTCCTCTGCTTCAATAAGATTGCTGCCGACGAGTCACCCGAAGACGGGATTTGGTTTAACATGGGATTCAGAATTGGATTTGGGGATAGACGACAAGGAATGTTCCTCCTGTCGATGTAAGGCTTGCCGCAGGGTTCCAGCCGTCCAGCAGGAAGTCGACCGTACCTCCTGATTTGGCACCCGAGCTGCCTTTGACGAAGCCTATGTTTAAGGGGTATTGATACACTCTATGTACGATTTGCTTATTCCCCCACAGCCCTGGTGTGGATAAGTAAAGATTCGGCTGCGGGGTAGTGAGCTTTTCCTGACGATTATATTTAACGAGGGTACTGCATGAGACTCAAGGAATGCTCCGTATGGCACGAACGGTACTGCCCTTGGATTGCCGGAGAATTCCATGCTGATTGACGTTACCGCAGGTAGCATGAGGAGAAAGCGCTACCTTAACATCAAGTCCGCACGCCTTCCGGAAGGCACTTTCATGCCTCTTGCCGGGGGCGGCCATCGGCTTGGCCAAGCTTAGGTCGTTACTAACAAATCCTTGGTCTCCTGAGAGATCACCTGCTGCATACTGGACTTGATAATGGCGCAGCCGGCGGTCAGATGCTCCATCGAGACGGTAAGCGGAGGCATGATCTTCAGCACACAATCTCCTCTGCCGGCTCTTTCAATGATGAGCCCGTTCTCGAAGCTGATATCCGTCACCCGCTTCGCCCCGGCTTCATCCATGAACCCCGAGACGTCAATACCCCAGATCAGGCCGAGTCCGCGGATGGCGATGGACGGATGCAGAGGCTTGATTTCTTGATCAAGGAACGAGCGCACATACTCTTCCTTCTGCTTCACCTGAGCTTCCAGTTCGGTTCTGTCCCGGAACTCGAGAGCAGCCTTCGCGGCCACAAAAGCCAGCTGGTTGCCGCGGAAGGTGCCGTTGTGCTCGCCTGGCGTCCAGATATCCAGTTCGGGCTTCAACAGCAGGAGGGACATTGGCAGGCCGTACCCGCTGATCGACTTCGACAGGGTAATGAGATCCGGCTCGATCCCCGCACGTTCGAAGGAGAAGAATTCGCCTGTCCGGCCGCACCCTACTTGAATCTCGTCTGTAATGAGCAGAATATCGTGCCTGCGGCAAAGCTGCTGCAGCTCGCGTAGCCACTGCGCGTCGACAACGTGAATTCCGCCTTCGGCTTGTACCGTTTCAAGCAGGATCGCGGCCGGCTTATCGATTCCAGAGTGCGAATCAGTCAGGATATTCTCGATATAGCCGAGCGTATCCATTTCTGCGAAAGCCCCGCTCGGGTGTGGCATGAACGTAACTCCGTCCAGAGGAAGCCCCGCCCCTTCTCTCATGGACTTGGAGCTTGTCGCCGACAGACTGCCGAGCGACATGCCGTGGAAGCCACCCATGAATGCGAATATTCCACTTCTCTTCTTCGCCTTGCGTGCGAGCTTCAGGGCCGCTTCCACCGCATTCGTCCCTGTTGGACCGCAGAATTGAAGCTTGTAATTCAGCTTCTTCGGCTCCAGGATCCGCTCTGAGAAGCTCTGGATGAATTCACGTTTGGCCATTGTATACATATCCAGACCGTGCATAATCCGGTCGGAAGTCAAGTAATCGAGAACCCGGTCTTTAATATAATCGTTGTTATGGCCGTAATTGAGTGCCCCGGCACCTGCAAAGAAATCAATATATGCTCTTCCGTCCTCAGAATATAAAAGGTCTCCCTTGGCCCGGTCGAATACCACCGGAAAACTTCTGCAGTAAGATCTTACGTTGGATTCCAGCTTTTCAAAAATGCTCACTCACTTCATCCTCCATCGGAATTGGGATAAGGTTGGCTCCATCTTTCTGAACCTTCCTTTCTGAACCTTCTGACGTCATGGAGCAACATATTCTAGGCTGTCATTTTCCACAATTGTTGGTCTCCGCATCCCGGCTTGTTGGTTAGCCAGTAGACTGGTCTCTCGCACACAGCTTGGATGGGTATAAAAAACCCTACAATTCCATTTATTAGAATAATAGGGAATAAGACCTAGGTTGAATTATATCAAAATTTACAAGAATGTATAGTGAAATTTTTGTTAAATATAGTCATTATATTGTTAAATTTGGTTTATGGAACATAATGTGTTAACATTTTTCGTTAAAAAGAGTGAATAGCGAAGAAACGTTGAGAATTGGTTTTACATCAATCGAGGAATTCGACGCGTGTTGACATTCATCCGTGAAACAGGATAATTTGGTATATATTACCTTTCAATAATCTTTGCCAGTGTTTCGAATCCTTGCACTTTGCATTAACTTAACTTGATTACCTGACCAATTTCTGAAAGCCTGGCTGGAAGCTTGCCGCAGCACCCACACGGATGGCAGCCGACATCGTTTTGTATCACGCCTTCTTCTCAACAACTCTGTTAGAATAAAGGGTAAATATATTATGCTCCTCCTCATCAAACCGTACGTGAGATTTTCCCTTATACGCTTTCCGATGTCCTTCACTCATTTACATATAGATTACCAATGACGTTCTGAATCCAAGTTAAACAGACAATGATTTCACTTCGCGTAATAAGCTTCTTCATTCAGCAAATTGTTGCTTCTTGGCATACCATTTTGTAAGTCGCTGAAAGATGTTCCAGTCACGTTCAGTCATCTTCCTTTATCGTTAAAATGATCTTTTATGCCCGATCCACATCCTTCTTGGGGATATATTGGCACTTACGGTTTACAATGTACAAACACAAATAAGGTGGTTCTAATATTCAGAACCACCCTCCTGAAACATCAAAAAAGTCCTGATGACTTAGAGTCATCAGGACCATTATTTTGTTTATACTTTATTAATTTACTGAATCTATTGATCAACCCATTATCCATGTCATTGGACAACAGTTCGTGTAGTTCCATACTTTTGTAAATGGTTCTACACCTATTTATCATTGGAAAATAAACTAATTTGTACAGAATACCTTACTCAACCGTTACACTTTTCGCCAGGTTACGTGGTTTATCCACATCATGACCCAGTGCCAGGGAAGCATAGTATGCCAGCAATTGCAGCGCAACTACAGACAAAGCAGGGCTTAGCAATGGCAGCGTCTTAGGAATTGCAAACGCTTGGTCTACGGATTTCAGCAATGGTGCTACGTGCTCTTCGTACGTAATTGCCAGTACATCCGCACCACGTGCTTTCACTTCTTTGATGTTGCTCACTGTTTTCTCAAGTACGTTCTCCTGAGTTGCCAAAGCAATAACAGGGATGCCGTCTTCGATCAATGCAAGCGTACCGTGTTTCAACTCACCGGCAGCATACGCCTCGGAGTGAATGTAAGAGATCTCTTTCAGTTTCAATGATCCTTCTTGAGCTACTGCGTAGTCAAGACCACGACCAATGAAGAAGAGATGTTCATGTTTGGAGATTTGCTCTGCATATCCTTTGATTGCCTCCGCTTGCTCCAACATGGACTCCACTTGCTCAGGCAATGCTTGCATTGCTGCCAGCGTGTGTGCAATCTCTTCTGCAGATTGCGTACCACGAACTTGTGCAAGGTACAGACCAAGCAAGTTGAACGCGATCAACTGCGAAGTATACGCTTTGGTAGAAGCTACTGCAATCTCAGGACCTGCCAATGTTGCAATAACATCATCTGCATCACGTGCAATGGAGCTGCCCACTACGTTTGTGATTGCCAGTACATGTGCACCATTGGATTGTGCTTCACGCAATGCAGCAAGCGTATCGGCAGTTTCACCGGATTGGCTCACTACGATTACAAGTGTATCTTTGTGCACGATTGGGGAACGGTAACGGTACTCGGAAGCCACATCTGTTTCAACCGGAATACGTACCAATTGCTCAATCACTGTACGTCCAACCAGACCTGCATGGTACGCTGTACCACATGCAATGATTTGAACGTTACGGATATTTTTAATTTGTTCTTCAGTCATTTTCAACTCAGGAAGTTGAACTTTTTTGCCTTCATTATCGATGCGACCCAGCATAGTATCACGATATGCTTTTGGTTGCTCATGAATTTCTTTCAGCATGAAGTGCTCGAATCCGCCTTTTTCTGCGGTTACAGCATCCCAATCGACACGAATCATTTCCCGAGAAATAAAGTTGCCTTCAATCGTCATCAATTCGACAGCATCATGTGTCAATACAGCCATTTCACCATCATTCAGAATGTACACGTTACGTGTATGTTCCAGAATTGCCGGGATGTCGGAACCAATGAAGTTCTCGCCTTCACCAATACCAATAATCAATGGGCTTGCTTGACGCACAGCTACGAGTTTCTCAGGCTCATGCTCTGTCAATACACCCAGTGCAAATGCGCCACGCAACAACGTGATCACTTTTTGAACTGTTTTGACGATATCACCATTGTATTCACGTGCGATCAGGTGAGAGATAACCTCAGTATCTGTCTCGGAAGTGAACGTGTGACCTTGAGCCATCAATTCATCCTTCAGATCCAGGTAGTTCTCAATAATACCGTTATGCACAACAGAGAACTTCTGGCTTCCATCTGTGTGTGGATGAGAGTTCTCATCTGATGGTTTACCATGAGTTGCCCAACGTGTATGTCCGATTCCGGCATTACCTACCAGTGGTGCACCATCCAGCTTGGCTTCAAGGTTCGCAAGACGACCAAGAGCTTTTGTGATTTGCAGACCTTCTGGTGTGAATACTGCGATACCTGCAGAATCATAACCACGATACTCAAGTTTCTTCAATCCTTCAACCAATACCGATTGAGTGTTCTTATTACCAATATATCCAACAATACCGCACATAATTTATTTCCTCCGTTTGTATATGAATACTGTGTCACGAAGATAAACAGGCAGAGGCGGCACATCGGAAAAATGAGTGATTGCCTAGCGTTTCATGAATACTTGGTACTTATTCAATTATCAATGATCAGAGCGACCTCGTGTAGCCCCGCTGTCATCATAAGTGTTATGAATGCAATCATGAATGTACATCATTTTCCCGTCCGCGTACTGTTTACGCTCTTCACGCACATTCATTTGAATTTTAGTTTAACTCTTGCACCTGCACCGGCGCGTTGTGTGGACAGTCACCTATCCATTTTCCGCAATCCGGTTTACGGCTCTGGTGCTTCACCGGGAGGTCCCCGCCGAACAATCCGAACACCTCCACCTCGTCAGCTTGATTGCCGTTGATCTTAATCAGCCGTTCTTCAACCTAGAAGAAATCCTGATCAACATCATCCCGCGCAACTCCAAGCTCTGGCGCTTGTGTAACTGTAACCTTACGTTCCTCACTTTCTGTGTCTGAATGACAACTCCACTCATTATATGCACGTCAGGTCCATTTTGCAATGGAGCAAAGTACCTGTGACAATTTTAGCATATTTACCTACAATCCCGACCGGATAAACGGACCTATGGTCTCATCAGGCCGGGACGCAGGAATATCCATCATTAGAGGTAATTCAAAAATTCCGTATCTCTTACATCTTCCAGTCCTATACCAGTTCTTTTTGCACTACATCTGCGATGTGAGACACAAATTGTTCAAGTTCGTCTTTATCTGGTCCTTCCGCCATAACACGGATCAGAGATTCAGTACCTGAAGCCCGAACGAGTACACGTCCATTATCGCCGAGTTGCTGTTCTACTGTAGCAATAGCCTGCTCGATTGCAGCATTGCCCTCGTATTTGCTCTTATCTTCAACACGCACATTCACCAATACTTGTGGGTACTGGGTCATTAGCGCTTTTAGTTCACTCAGTTTTTTACCGGAAGCCTTGAGCGTATCCACGAGTTGAATCGCAGTCAGCATACCGTCTCCAGTTGTATTGTAATCCAGGAAAATAACATGGCCAGATTGTTCTCCACCCAAGTTGTAACCGCCGCGACGCATTTCCTCCATCACATAACGATCACCTACTGCCGTTTTAGCTGTTTTCAGTGCAAGTTTCTCTGTTGCTTTGTAGAATCCGATGTTACTCATAACGGTCGATACAACAGTACTGTCCTTCAACTTGCCTGCACGATTCATCGCATCACCGCAGATACACAGAATGAAGTCTCCATCCACCTCAGCGCCTGTCTCATCAATAGCAATCAGACGATCCGCATCCCCGTCAAAAGCAAGACCCAGATCTGCTTTATGTTTAAGCACTTCTTGTTTCAGGTTCTCTGGATGAGTTGATCCACATTGCTCATTAATATTCAGGCCGTTAGGCTCAGCGCCAATGGCAATGACTTCTGCACCTAGTTCACTGAACAATTTTGGTGCCAGTTCATAAGCTGCTCCGTTTGCACAGTCCAGAACAATTTTAAGTCCAGAGAACGACTCATTTACAGTCGTTTTCAGGAAATCAAGGTAACGATAACGGGATTCTTCATCTGTCGTTACAGTACCCAGACCGCCACCTACTGGCCGTGGCAATTGATCTGTCTCCGCATCCATCAGTTCTTCAATCCGGTTCTCTGTTTCATCAGACAGCTTGAAGCCATCTCCGCCAAAGAACTTGATTCCGTTATCCTCAACCGGATTGTGGGAAGCGGAGATCATCACGCCCGCGTCAGCTTTCAACAAACGTGCAATATACGCCACTCCAGGAGTGGATACAACGCCCAGACGGATCACATCAGCGCCAATGGACAACAGACCTGCAACCAGTGCGGATTCCAACATCAATCCCGAGATACGAGTATCCATGCCGATAACCACTTTTGGTCTTTCCACACCACCTGCAAGCACGTAACCACCACAACGTCCAATGCTGTAAGCCAGCTCTGCCGTTAACTCTTTATTGGCAACCCCTCTTACACCGTCTGTACCAAAATATTTCCCCATGATTTAACTCCTTCTATTCGCATCATATACGAGCACTATTATTATTTTTTGAGAATTTTAAAATTAGAACGTTTACGGATTCGCGCCACTTTTACTGCCAGTACCGCTGTTATTATTATTTAAATTACCTCGACTGCTTGTGCTCCCCTGTTGGCCCTGATCCTGAGTATCCGTATTCGATTCCGTTTCTTCTTCATCAGGAACAGGCTCCGTTTCCCCGTTTTCGACCTCGGCTGGTGAAGGGTCAGGTGCTACCGTTCCCTCGTCCGTCGGTTCTTCGCCAGGAGTGGTAGTGGTGTCTTCAGCCTTTTCGCTAATTTTGACCGTCGCACTTAATGCAGTGGATGATTCATCCAGTTTGGCATAACGGGGCAGATCGGCTTCAAGCTTGATCTCATGCGTTCCGACCGCAAGTCCAGCAAGATCCCCGGTTAACGTGAGATCATCACTACTTAGACCCTCAAGCATACTAGCTGAGCCTGTGAGTGTGAGGTTCAGACCGCCACTTTTAGGCGTAACGAGTGTACCTTCCAGCCCATTCCCCGCATCGGTAAGTGTGATGGGGACGCTCGGAAAGACTTTGGTAGTCTCCTCTGCCTCGTCAAATGGGGATATGGTTACCTTGATCTGAATCGAACTAGGCTCGATTTTCTCAAAACCGGAAGGCGGCGTCAAGTCCACGTTAACTGTTGACGTACCTGACTGCTCAAACTGCGTTAGATCAAGGGTTACTTGGTCGTAGGCCTGTATACCCGCAAGCGCATCCTCTGATCCATAAACCGAGACTTCTTTCACGCTTGGCTCTACCGTGGAGAGTACCAGGCCTTCCGGAAGCTGTCCCGAATATTTGATTCTTAAGGGTACAGATGTATAGGGCTGATTGACCGGAACCCGGACTTCAACCGTTTGAGGCGTTATAATCGCATTTTCAAGGACCTTGCCCTCAGCATCGTATGCTTGAAGTTTCACTTTTTTCTGTATGACATCTTCCTTGACATCTTTCACGCTCACACTGCCCTGGACCTTCGCTACAGCCTCGAGTTGTCCTTCGGGCAGAGTTACCTTAACCGGCGTCGAAGGTTCAATTACGGGCGTTCCAGCGCTGTATCCGGCGGATGGTTCCCCTTCGGGTACAATATTCACATTGAAGGATTTGGTGCCCAATTTTTCTACGTTCACCGTAACCATGGAAGGTTCCATGCTGACCACTTCTACCCCGGAAGGCAGATCAGGTACAAGTGGCAGTGTATTGGACCCATCTTTCACCTGACTCAGATCGACCAGTACCTTGTAATCATCATTCGTAAAAATCGATGTTAGCATCGAGCGCTGTCCTTTGATCTCAAGCCGGACCTCATCCGTACTTAATGAAGTAAGCACATAGCTGTTGTTGTCTAATCCATAAGGTTGAACAGGCACCGTACGTTCCACAACCTTGTTGGTTGTCCCTGTTGTAATCGTAGGAGTGGTTGGTACCTCATCCAGATGAATCATGAACCAGAGCAGCAGGCTCACCGCAAGCGCAAGTATTTTGGCAAAGTTATTATTGTTAAACCACTTATCCATTGTTACGTCCTCCCTTCCGTTTCCAGAAGGTTGTCCAGCCATTCTTTTTCAGATTGGATGTAGGGCGCAACTCCTCATACAGTTTGGCAATCAGCGATTCTTCCTTAATATCACGAACGACCTGTCCATTCATTGCAAGTGACACTTGTCCTGTCTCCTCGGAGACAACCAAACAGATCGCATCTGCAACTTCGGTAATCCCGATTGCTGCACGATGACGTGTTCCCAATTCCTTACTGATAAAAGGATTCTCTGATAATGGCAAATAACAAGCTGCCGCCGAAATCTGTTTTCCCTGTATAATAACGGCTCCATCATGGAGCGGTGTATTTGGAATAAAGATGTTAATCATCAGCTCCGAGCTGACCAGAGAGTGCATCTTAATGCCCGATTCCGTGTAATCGTTCAGACCCGTTTCACGTTCAAATACGACCAAAGCGCCAATTTTACGCCGTGACAAATAATTAACTGACTTAATAATCTCACCAATTAACACGGTTAATTCTTCATCACTCGCTGCCGCTGAACGTCCAAACAGCTTACCGCGTCCCAATTGCTCCAGACCACGACGCAGTTCCGGCTGAAAGATAATGAACACCGCAACAACACCAAACGTAAACATCTGGTTCATTAACCATTTGAGCGTATACAGGTTTAGCCACGTACTTAATGCCCAGATCAGCACAAGGAACAGAATCCCTTTCAGGAGCTGAACCGCACGTGTCCCCCGCACAAGCAAAATCAGTTTGTACATAATATAGGTAACGATCAATATATCGATAACGTCCTTAATGGACTCTGTCCACGTTAAGTCAGCAAAATAATTCATAAGCCAGCCCCCGCTATCCCCATTGATGAGTAACCCTGATCTCATATTAACCCATTAGGATTTTATATAATCCTTTGTCTCCGCGTTTTGCATCATTCGATTTGTGCAAAATGCGTATCTATATGTAGTAGTATGTTCTCTTTAGTATCTAGGTTATAACGTTAACGTTCAGGTTGCAAGTTACGGCAGTCTCAAACTGCACATAAACATCACATTTCCCATGATTTACAAAGTTTCGTATAAAAAAAGAGTACCCCATGCAATCTGGAGGTACCCTGCTTGGTATATACCATTGAAGATTTTACCCTGTTCTAGCGATAAGCCACTTCATTTACCATATTGGTTATTTTGTACCAGAACCAGTCCAGCGCCTGATCAATACTTTTCACCTGACCTGAAATATGCGCCGTTGAAGCCTGAAACAGTTGTCCGTCGATAACCGTCAGATTGCCGTTCACATCACCATATACTTGTGCGGTTCCATTTTCTATCGTAAGATCGCCAGCAATTGACTTACCTTCAGGAACAATAACCGTGTTACCCTGAATCACGATCTGGTCCAGATTATTTCCCTTAACAACCATCTCGTTATTCTGATTCCAGAAATTCAAGGCGCTAAAGAGCATCACGACCAAAAAGAAGGCTGCCGCCGTCAGCGCGGGATGTCCTTTGACCCATTTGAGCCATGCTTGCTGTCTCTTGGGCTGGGGCAGAGCATTCATAATTCGATTGGTCAGCTCATCAGAGGCAGACGGTGAATAGTGTTTCATGGCAAAGAGTAACATTTCCGTCTGTTCCAACTCTTTAAAGCGCATGCGACAATCCGGACAGATCACAAGGTGACTTTTCAGTTCAACCTTCTGGGCCGGGGACAACGACTCATCCAAACATTCATGCATTAAAGAGACGGCCGAGTTGCAATCCATATGAGAGCCAATCCTTTCTTAAATCACTTAGTCCATGTGCCATTAAAAAGCACGCATAAGACTTGCATACATTACATACGCATCCGTTTCGGATATGTTTCAAATAATTTCGCCCATATTTAAAGGCGTTTAACATTTATAACTTATACTCCAATTTTTTACGTAGAAAATCACGGCCCCGATGAACGCGTGTCTTGATCGTTGTTACGGGCATACCTGTCACGTCACTGATTTCCTGTAGCGACAAGTCCTGTAAATATCTCAGAATCATAACGGACTTATACTTGGCTGGCAAACTGTCAATGGCCTCACGAATGAGTGTCTGCGTTTCTGACAGGAGCGCTTCACTCTCCGGTGTACGATCATCACTCGGGAGCATCGCATAACCATCAGATCCTTCCTGATCATTCAGTTCAGCATCCAAAGAGTATGAAGGTTTCTTTCTGCGCAGTCGGTCAATACACAGATTGGTTGCGATCCGGTAGATCCAGGTTGAGAACTTCTGGTTCGGGTCGTACTTCTCCATATTACGAAACACACGCAAAAACGTCTCCTGCACAACGTCTTCAGCTTCATGACGATTGTTCAGCATCCGGTATGCCAAATGAAATAGCTTGTCCTTATATAGTTCAACGATTTCTGCAAAGGCTCTTTGGTCGCCCTTGAGCACCAGTTTAATAAGCCTGTTCTCCAAATTGTCCACCCTTATTCCCCCAGACATGCTGATGGGTCTTCCGTCTTCTGATACCCGTCCACACTTGTAATTCACCAATCAAATCGTAAATCAACTTTGGTCAAAAATCAAGACTGTATGACAAATATCCGCCAAAAACAGTAAAAACGGGAACTCCCGCAGGAGTCCCGTTTCATCTCTCACTCCGTAGAGCAGAGAATGGAGCTTTTATTCAACAAAGTAATAGGTACTTTGTTACATATGATTATTCAAATGAAGCAGTTCAATCATCAACCTGTATTACGCAGTCCTGCAGCGATGCCGTTAATTGTCAGCAACACTTCTCTGAGCAGTTCCGTATCATCCTCACCACGTTCACGCATATCTCTGAGCTCGCTCAGAAGTTGAACTTGCATGTAGGACAACGGATCTACATAAGGGTTACGAAGACGAATGGATTCTTGAATAACCGGTACATCATCCAAAATTTCAGCTTCTCCGGTAATTTTCAGAATCAGCTCTTTTGTGA
Proteins encoded in this region:
- the ectB gene encoding diaminobutyrate--2-oxoglutarate transaminase, whose translation is MSIFEKLESNVRSYCRSFPVVFDRAKGDLLYSEDGRAYIDFFAGAGALNYGHNNDYIKDRVLDYLTSDRIMHGLDMYTMAKREFIQSFSERILEPKKLNYKLQFCGPTGTNAVEAALKLARKAKKRSGIFAFMGGFHGMSLGSLSATSSKSMREGAGLPLDGVTFMPHPSGAFAEMDTLGYIENILTDSHSGIDKPAAILLETVQAEGGIHVVDAQWLRELQQLCRRHDILLITDEIQVGCGRTGEFFSFERAGIEPDLITLSKSISGYGLPMSLLLLKPELDIWTPGEHNGTFRGNQLAFVAAKAALEFRDRTELEAQVKQKEEYVRSFLDQEIKPLHPSIAIRGLGLIWGIDVSGFMDEAGAKRVTDISFENGLIIERAGRGDCVLKIMPPLTVSMEHLTAGCAIIKSSMQQVISQETKDLLVTT
- the glmS gene encoding glutamine--fructose-6-phosphate transaminase (isomerizing), with protein sequence MCGIVGYIGNKNTQSVLVEGLKKLEYRGYDSAGIAVFTPEGLQITKALGRLANLEAKLDGAPLVGNAGIGHTRWATHGKPSDENSHPHTDGSQKFSVVHNGIIENYLDLKDELMAQGHTFTSETDTEVISHLIAREYNGDIVKTVQKVITLLRGAFALGVLTEHEPEKLVAVRQASPLIIGIGEGENFIGSDIPAILEHTRNVYILNDGEMAVLTHDAVELMTIEGNFISREMIRVDWDAVTAEKGGFEHFMLKEIHEQPKAYRDTMLGRIDNEGKKVQLPELKMTEEQIKNIRNVQIIACGTAYHAGLVGRTVIEQLVRIPVETDVASEYRYRSPIVHKDTLVIVVSQSGETADTLAALREAQSNGAHVLAITNVVGSSIARDADDVIATLAGPEIAVASTKAYTSQLIAFNLLGLYLAQVRGTQSAEEIAHTLAAMQALPEQVESMLEQAEAIKGYAEQISKHEHLFFIGRGLDYAVAQEGSLKLKEISYIHSEAYAAGELKHGTLALIEDGIPVIALATQENVLEKTVSNIKEVKARGADVLAITYEEHVAPLLKSVDQAFAIPKTLPLLSPALSVVALQLLAYYASLALGHDVDKPRNLAKSVTVE
- the glmM gene encoding phosphoglucosamine mutase yields the protein MGKYFGTDGVRGVANKELTAELAYSIGRCGGYVLAGGVERPKVVIGMDTRISGLMLESALVAGLLSIGADVIRLGVVSTPGVAYIARLLKADAGVMISASHNPVEDNGIKFFGGDGFKLSDETENRIEELMDAETDQLPRPVGGGLGTVTTDEESRYRYLDFLKTTVNESFSGLKIVLDCANGAAYELAPKLFSELGAEVIAIGAEPNGLNINEQCGSTHPENLKQEVLKHKADLGLAFDGDADRLIAIDETGAEVDGDFILCICGDAMNRAGKLKDSTVVSTVMSNIGFYKATEKLALKTAKTAVGDRYVMEEMRRGGYNLGGEQSGHVIFLDYNTTGDGMLTAIQLVDTLKASGKKLSELKALMTQYPQVLVNVRVEDKSKYEGNAAIEQAIATVEQQLGDNGRVLVRASGTESLIRVMAEGPDKDELEQFVSHIADVVQKELV
- a CDS encoding CdaR family protein, which codes for MDKWFNNNNFAKILALAVSLLLWFMIHLDEVPTTPTITTGTTNKVVERTVPVQPYGLDNNSYVLTSLSTDEVRLEIKGQRSMLTSIFTNDDYKVLVDLSQVKDGSNTLPLVPDLPSGVEVVSMEPSMVTVNVEKLGTKSFNVNIVPEGEPSAGYSAGTPVIEPSTPVKVTLPEGQLEAVAKVQGSVSVKDVKEDVIQKKVKLQAYDAEGKVLENAIITPQTVEVRVPVNQPYTSVPLRIKYSGQLPEGLVLSTVEPSVKEVSVYGSEDALAGIQAYDQVTLDLTQFEQSGTSTVNVDLTPPSGFEKIEPSSIQIKVTISPFDEAEETTKVFPSVPITLTDAGNGLEGTLVTPKSGGLNLTLTGSASMLEGLSSDDLTLTGDLAGLAVGTHEIKLEADLPRYAKLDESSTALSATVKISEKAEDTTTTPGEEPTDEGTVAPDPSPAEVENGETEPVPDEEETESNTDTQDQGQQGSTSSRGNLNNNNSGTGSKSGANP
- the cdaA gene encoding diadenylate cyclase CdaA; amino-acid sequence: MNYFADLTWTESIKDVIDILIVTYIMYKLILLVRGTRAVQLLKGILFLVLIWALSTWLNLYTLKWLMNQMFTFGVVAVFIIFQPELRRGLEQLGRGKLFGRSAAASDEELTVLIGEIIKSVNYLSRRKIGALVVFERETGLNDYTESGIKMHSLVSSELMINIFIPNTPLHDGAVIIQGKQISAAACYLPLSENPFISKELGTRHRAAIGITEVADAICLVVSEETGQVSLAMNGQVVRDIKEESLIAKLYEELRPTSNLKKNGWTTFWKRKGGRNNG
- a CDS encoding zf-HC2 domain-containing protein; amino-acid sequence: MDCNSAVSLMHECLDESLSPAQKVELKSHLVICPDCRMRFKELEQTEMLLFAMKHYSPSASDELTNRIMNALPQPKRQQAWLKWVKGHPALTAAAFFLVVMLFSALNFWNQNNEMVVKGNNLDQIVIQGNTVIVPEGKSIAGDLTIENGTAQVYGDVNGNLTVIDGQLFQASTAHISGQVKSIDQALDWFWYKITNMVNEVAYR
- the sigW gene encoding RNA polymerase sigma factor SigW; protein product: MDNLENRLIKLVLKGDQRAFAEIVELYKDKLFHLAYRMLNNRHEAEDVVQETFLRVFRNMEKYDPNQKFSTWIYRIATNLCIDRLRRKKPSYSLDAELNDQEGSDGYAMLPSDDRTPESEALLSETQTLIREAIDSLPAKYKSVMILRYLQDLSLQEISDVTGMPVTTIKTRVHRGRDFLRKKLEYKL